A portion of the Aphanothece sacrum FPU1 genome contains these proteins:
- a CDS encoding cation:proton antiporter → MDTLTSTLSLLNFYTPFPLLATEGETADSSFILVSVLLSLVVIYFASKLGGEICLRINLPPVLGELLGGVIIGVSALGLLVFPESGATASDSLLMKFLEVTSNINPESLQSVFSAQGEVISVLSELGVIILLFEIGLESDLKELIKVGPQAAIVAVVGVVVPFALGTVGLLYLFHLSVIPSVFAGAALTATSIGITAKVLSEIGRLTSSEGQIIIGAAVLDDILGIIVLAVVSSLAKTGEIQVINIVYLIISAATFLIGAILIGRLLSPFYVKLVDSMKTRGQLLLVSVIFAFVLSYIAQIIQLEAILGSFAAGLVLAETEKRKELEEQILPIADLFVPIFFVSVGAKTDLSVLNPAIPSNREGLIIAAFLIVVAIFGKVVTGFTLFGNPNLNKLAIGVGMIPRGEVGLVFAGVGSASGALSPATDAAIIMMVILTTFVAPPLLRIVFKEPVSTPQEAKS, encoded by the coding sequence ATGGATACATTAACTTCAACCTTGTCTCTACTTAATTTCTATACACCCTTTCCTTTGTTAGCTACAGAAGGGGAAACAGCCGATAGTTCTTTTATCTTAGTTAGTGTACTATTAAGCTTGGTAGTGATTTACTTTGCCAGTAAACTAGGAGGAGAAATCTGCTTGCGGATTAATCTTCCTCCCGTGTTAGGAGAATTACTTGGAGGGGTAATCATCGGGGTATCTGCATTGGGGTTATTAGTCTTCCCTGAAAGTGGGGCCACAGCTAGTGACTCCCTATTGATGAAATTTTTAGAAGTCACCTCAAATATTAACCCAGAAAGTCTACAATCCGTATTTTCTGCCCAAGGAGAAGTCATTTCTGTCCTGTCAGAATTAGGTGTCATTATTCTACTATTTGAAATCGGATTAGAATCTGATCTCAAAGAATTAATTAAAGTGGGGCCCCAAGCTGCGATCGTTGCGGTGGTGGGAGTCGTTGTACCCTTTGCTTTGGGAACCGTCGGATTATTGTATTTGTTCCATCTATCGGTTATTCCCTCTGTCTTTGCTGGGGCCGCTTTAACCGCTACTAGCATCGGTATTACGGCCAAAGTTCTCTCAGAAATTGGTCGTTTGACTTCCTCAGAAGGTCAAATTATCATTGGGGCTGCAGTACTAGATGATATTTTAGGTATCATTGTCTTAGCTGTTGTGTCCAGTTTAGCTAAAACTGGGGAAATTCAGGTAATTAATATCGTTTACCTGATAATCAGTGCGGCCACATTTCTCATTGGTGCGATTTTAATTGGACGATTATTAAGTCCTTTTTATGTCAAATTAGTTGATTCTATGAAGACTAGAGGGCAGCTTTTGCTTGTTTCTGTGATCTTTGCTTTTGTCTTGTCTTATATTGCCCAAATCATCCAATTAGAAGCCATTCTAGGTTCATTTGCTGCTGGATTAGTTTTAGCTGAAACAGAAAAACGCAAAGAACTCGAAGAACAAATCCTTCCTATTGCTGATCTTTTCGTTCCCATTTTCTTTGTGTCTGTTGGGGCAAAAACAGATTTAAGTGTGTTAAATCCGGCTATTCCTAGTAACCGAGAAGGATTAATTATTGCTGCGTTTTTAATCGTTGTGGCTATTTTTGGCAAAGTTGTTACCGGATTTACCCTTTTTGGGAACCCCAACTTAAATAAACTTGCGATCGGTGTGGGAATGATTCCGCGAGGAGAAGTAGGATTAGTCTTTGCGGGTGTGGGTTCTGCAAGTGGGGCCCTTTCTCCTGCGACGGATGCGGCTATTATCATGATGGTAATTTTGACTACTTTTGTCGCTCCTCCGTTGTTACGGATAGTGTTTAAAGAACCTGTTTCAACTCCTCAAGAAGCAAAATCTTGA
- a CDS encoding N-acetylmuramoyl-L-alanine amidase: MRFRWLLLSILSSLLLALPAQAGKLLFWRFESNQNRLIFTTDSRVQPRAQLIPNPTRIVLDLPGIVLGRPGVVQSIGGAIKSIRVGQFNSQMTRLVIEMAPGYTVDPTQVRVRGISATQWAVELPTPQRIDRSTPSPNPLPSPNNPEPLRPLNPNTPSQQSNDFQVTRNGLFVRLDRNGRDNQIRSRRSDNKQSIEFTLPGASLPQTLINQTRSVNDYGVSDISFEQTNNSPPEVRITLKVSADSPDWQAYYSRVGGLVLLPKGGLSQVQGLRPPQPSPDVNPRSNNGPQNQNPTILGIQLINNNTQLIIQADRSIRGTGNLNRRTGVYEIRIPNAQLAESIQGPELGNNSPIYQLKVRQADANTVMILVQPSLGIRFGGLTQPNQQTIALDIRSLQASFPPGNPTNIPIPPPSNPSFPPFEPDPSNPSSGNPRGRILVVIDPGHGGKDPGAVGLEGLQEKDVILPISLDVAQLLRQGGVDVMMTRNSDYFVSLQGRTNIANQARANIFVSIHANAVGGGRSEVNGLEVYYSGNRELADAIHRSIIRSINMRDRGVRQARFYVLRNARMPSSLVEVGFVTGSEDNPRLQDPAYRRQMAAAIAQGIFDYIRQKRF, translated from the coding sequence GTGAGATTTCGCTGGCTACTACTGAGTATCTTAAGCAGCCTATTATTAGCCCTGCCGGCCCAAGCAGGTAAACTGTTATTTTGGCGTTTTGAATCCAACCAAAATCGCCTAATTTTCACTACAGACTCACGAGTTCAACCCAGGGCCCAATTAATCCCTAATCCTACTCGTATTGTCTTAGATTTGCCAGGAATTGTACTAGGAAGACCCGGTGTAGTTCAGTCCATTGGAGGAGCGATTAAAAGTATTAGGGTAGGACAGTTTAACTCTCAGATGACCCGTTTAGTCATTGAAATGGCCCCCGGATACACGGTTGATCCCACTCAAGTGAGAGTCAGAGGTATTTCTGCGACTCAATGGGCTGTAGAACTGCCTACTCCCCAAAGAATTGACCGATCTACCCCTTCCCCTAACCCTCTACCATCTCCTAATAATCCTGAACCCTTACGTCCCCTAAATCCTAATACACCCTCTCAACAATCGAATGACTTTCAAGTGACCCGTAATGGATTATTTGTCCGTCTCGATCGCAATGGTAGAGACAATCAAATTCGCTCTAGAAGGAGCGACAATAAGCAAAGTATTGAATTCACCCTACCAGGGGCTTCTCTGCCGCAAACGCTAATAAATCAAACTAGATCAGTTAATGATTATGGGGTAAGTGACATCAGCTTTGAGCAAACTAATAATTCACCTCCAGAAGTCCGTATTACCTTAAAGGTGTCAGCCGATAGTCCCGACTGGCAAGCTTATTATTCTCGTGTAGGGGGTTTAGTGTTACTGCCCAAAGGGGGATTATCTCAGGTACAAGGTCTTAGACCTCCCCAACCGTCTCCAGATGTCAATCCTCGTTCTAATAATGGGCCACAAAACCAAAATCCGACCATTTTGGGCATTCAATTAATTAACAATAATACTCAGTTGATTATTCAGGCGGATAGGTCAATACGCGGGACAGGCAATCTTAATCGGCGTACTGGAGTTTACGAAATTCGTATTCCTAATGCTCAACTGGCTGAATCAATACAAGGCCCCGAATTAGGGAATAATAGCCCGATTTATCAGTTAAAAGTGCGTCAAGCGGATGCTAATACGGTGATGATTTTAGTCCAACCGTCTCTAGGCATCCGTTTTGGGGGGTTGACTCAACCTAATCAACAAACTATAGCGCTAGATATTCGCTCTCTACAAGCTTCTTTCCCCCCTGGAAACCCTACTAATATCCCCATTCCTCCTCCTTCTAATCCGTCTTTTCCTCCTTTTGAACCTGATCCGTCTAATCCCTCTTCTGGTAATCCTAGAGGAAGGATTTTAGTGGTGATTGATCCGGGTCATGGGGGTAAAGATCCAGGGGCGGTTGGATTAGAAGGATTACAGGAAAAAGATGTTATTTTGCCGATTTCTCTGGATGTAGCTCAATTGTTAAGGCAAGGGGGCGTAGATGTTATGATGACTCGTAATTCGGATTATTTTGTCAGTCTTCAGGGACGGACGAATATAGCTAATCAAGCTAGGGCTAATATTTTTGTTAGTATCCATGCTAATGCGGTTGGTGGGGGGCGATCAGAGGTTAATGGTTTGGAAGTGTATTATTCGGGTAATAGAGAGTTAGCCGATGCTATTCACCGCAGTATTATTCGTAGTATTAATATGCGCGATCGCGGTGTTAGACAAGCCCGATTTTATGTATTAAGAAATGCAAGAATGCCGTCTTCTTTAGTGGAAGTTGGTTTTGTGACCGGATCGGAAGATAATCCTCGTTTACAAGATCCGGCTTATCGTCGTCAAATGGCTGCCGCGATCGCTCAAGGAATTTTCGATTATATTCGACAAAAAAGATTTTAA
- a CDS encoding DUF1824 family protein, translating to MTTLTIDEALKILKEYSCIDIKIIESETDKEQLRQAIKLLVSLSASENFGVCANNYQQGFEALESYLKALGYIPQINPNLSDINDSPIYIKFSTHKMSYYTDSYSGSYRGVLISCQSEDDKLTGTYGHFPLDLFQ from the coding sequence ATGACAACTCTAACCATAGATGAAGCGTTAAAAATTCTCAAAGAATATAGCTGTATTGACATTAAAATAATTGAATCAGAAACAGACAAAGAACAGTTAAGACAGGCAATTAAATTACTTGTCAGTCTTTCAGCATCAGAAAATTTTGGAGTTTGTGCCAATAATTATCAACAAGGATTTGAAGCGTTAGAAAGTTATCTCAAAGCATTAGGTTATATTCCTCAAATTAACCCTAACCTATCAGATATAAATGATAGTCCTATTTATATTAAATTTAGTACCCATAAAATGTCTTATTATACAGATTCTTATAGCGGAAGTTATCGAGGGGTTTTGATTTCTTGTCAATCTGAAGACGATAAATTAACAGGAACTTATGGACATTTTCCCTTAGATTTATTTCAGTAA
- a CDS encoding DNA cytosine methyltransferase, with protein MGGTQSRYLFHIPPLIFLGIRPPVVILENVKHLIHHQQGKTLETIIYALEDLGYLVDYKLLNAKDWLSQHLGIKCIISYNTLYGGLRRALKLISFSSKS; from the coding sequence ATGGGAGGGACTCAATCTCGTTATTTATTTCACATTCCGCCTTTAATTTTTTTGGGAATAAGACCACCTGTTGTTATTCTAGAAAATGTTAAGCATTTAATTCATCATCAACAAGGCAAAACACTAGAAACAATTATTTATGCTTTGGAAGATTTAGGTTATTTAGTTGATTATAAACTTTTAAACGCTAAAGATTGGCTCTCCCAACATCTTGGTATAAAATGTATAATCAGCTACAATACTTTATATGGTGGGTTACGACGCGCCTTAAAACTTATTAGTTTTTCATCAAAATCATAG